Below is a window of Musa acuminata AAA Group cultivar baxijiao chromosome BXJ3-11, Cavendish_Baxijiao_AAA, whole genome shotgun sequence DNA.
TTTCACAATCATTTAATttgctctctctctttcctttgcTTTTTACTCGAAAGAGAGATCGGCTCTGTATGATGGTGATATAAGAGATCCGACCGAGCAGGGGAAATATCCACAGTGTGAGCAGCCTCTCTTTCCTCCGGTCGCCTACGAGTGCGGGCGAGGAGGGAGTCACTGTGGATCGAGGATAAGGAGCGGAAAGACTGCATCTTGGGGTGGAATCTGTGTCGAATAAATTCTTGTAATCTTTTTTGTTAAAGTTTTTGGGGGTGAAATTTCGTGCTTTTTCTGAGGGTTGGCATTGTTTTGGTTGGAAACGATGGAGTTGAGGTCATCGTGTGGTGGGTTTTGTAGGGCTTGAGTTGAAGGTAATTGAGCTTGCAAGTGGTGttgtattttccttttttcttctggTTGGATTCTCTGAGAGATTTCGGTTGAGTGCAGAAAGGTTGGACTTTTGGGATTTTGCGCCTGCTTTTGATCGTCGTTGAGACGAAAAGTTTGGGGATAAGGACAAGAAATTTCACGGGTTCTCCATTCGGTGCCGGTCATTTCTCTTCTTGCTTCTCCAGTTGCCTCAGTTCTGTTCGGAGCGAAGGTAAGCGAATTTGAGGTTTTCTGCTTCGTTTCCGAATTATTATGCGAAGTGGTCTGGATCTTTTAGATTCATAGCGTATTCTTCTCCGTTTTGATTCCTTGTCGCAGGAACGTGTCTTATGCTATAAAGGATATGAAGAATTGGCTCGTGCGGAAGGTGAGGAGTGTCATGGTAACGTATGCTGTTCTTCATAGCTACCGTTTAAGGTGATGAAGATGGTCTCTTTATCAATTATACCACCACAAATTTGTCTCTGTTCGCAGAATTCTTCGAAGGCCAGTTAAGAGTTGCTCTTAGCCGACGAATCCACGAGAGAACCATCAATGAAGGACAACGATAAGTGCCTGGACTCCCAGCTCTGGCATGCTTGCGCCGGCGGGATGGTTCAGATGCCGGCCGTGAACTCCAGGGTCTACTACTTCCCCCAGGGTCACGCGGAGCACGCCCAAGGATTTGTGGACTTTGGGAATTCACGGTGGATACCGCCGTTCATACTCTGCCGAGTCACGGCAGTCAAGTTCATGGCTGACCGGGAGACAGACGAAGTCTTTGCCAAGATCCAGATGGCCCCTATCAGGGGCAGCGAGCTCGACTATGCGGAAGATGATGGGCTGGACCTCGGTACGAATGGAATTGATGTGTGCGGAAAGCCTGCTTCTTTTGCCAAGACATTGACCCAATCGGATGCCAACAATGGTGGTGGATTCTCGGTCCCTCGCTACTGCGCTGAGACCATCTTCCCGAGGTTGGACTACTCGGCAGATCCTCCGGTACAGACCGTGATCGCAAAGGATGTACATGGCGAGGTGTGGAAGTTTAGGCACATATACAGGGGGACACCTCGTCGGCACCTTCTCACCACCGGATGGAGCACCTTTGTGAACCAGAAGAAACTTGTGGCAGGGGATTCCATTGTGTTCCTCAGAGCAGAGAACGGGGAACTCTGTGTTGGTATCCGACGTGCCAAAAAAGGTGGGGCTGGTGATGGCCCAGATTGCTGGCCAGGATGGAATCCCCCAGGCAGTAATGGTGCTTCTGGATATGGTGGCTTATCTGTCTTCGTGAGGGAAGAAGATGGCAAATTGATGAGAGGTAAtggtgatgattttgattccagCAGGGGTATAAGAGGAAGGAGCCAAATGAGAATAGATTCTGTCATTGAGGCGGTAAAACTTGCAGCAAATGGGAAGCCTTTCGAGGTTGTGTACTACCCGAGAGCCAGTACGCCAGAGTTTTGTGTAAAGGCTGCAGCAGTGAAAGCAGCGATAAGGATCCAGTGGTATCCGGGGATGAGATTTAAAATGGCTTTCGAAACTGAGGATTCATCAAGGATTAGTTGGTTCATGGGGACTATATCTTCGGTTCAGGTTGCTGATCCCATAAGATGGCCTAATTCACCATGGAGACTTCTCGAGGTATCCTCTTTATGCGGCATATGCAAGTTGTTTATCCTTTCCCTTTTTTGTACACTTTGGTGATCAAAATGTGCTTTAGCTCTTTCTGattgaaatcatttttcttaaacaaTGTTGGTGGTTATCAGAAGCCAACTTTAAGTATGAGAAATGCGCtttagttcttttcttttttcagatTCACATTTCATTTCACTTTAATTgggttaaaaaatttaatgtagaGAAGAAATGTTTTTTTTCTGATGAAGATGTCGTGAAAAAGAAAATGCTTGAGGGATATTCTGAGAGGAAGTTTTATGATGCAGTTGCTTTAAACATCTTGGTGTTCTCATGAACAAGTATAAACTCTTTTTCCCCCTTATATATGGTGATCACTTGATgtccttgaacttgttaatattcTCCaccatttttattatatattaattttttaatatacaaTCAGCGTAAAACTATATTTGATCTCATGAACATGGATCTTAAGTTAttgtattaatattttattcaGACAGTTAACTGTGATACAAAATTGTTATTCTTTcttaataatacaaaaaaaaatattttttggttgTTAAAATAAGTGTGTGATCTTCTTTTCTTTGGCAATCCATAATTCATAATTCTGAAAGTTGTACTAGTTTGGCTAGCTGCATTGGAATATATTGCTACCAGAAAAATGCAATTTTTAAAACAACTAAGATGATGCCTATGATTGTTTCACGTTGACATGTTTGAGTATTCAATTGGAGATAAGTGCTTTGTAAAAAAGAATTCTTCCTGGCAGAGAAAATTACAGTATCTCGTGAATAGATCGGTTCCTAAAATCCTCAAATTTTAGGGCTTCCTAAAATCCTCATCATCTAGGGCTTCCTAAAATCCTCAAATTGTGCTTGACTTCtgtcaaaaaagaaagaaaacaatgcTTTTTTGAATACACATACTGCATGTGGTTCTTTTGCTTGGTAATCTAATGACTTTGATTTCATTGTATTCCCTTTCTACCTGTGAGTATATTTGTCTTTCAATTTGAGAATGCTAATCACCCTTGAAATGATGTTGCAGGTGACGTGGGATGAACCAGACCTGTTACAGAATGTGAAGCGTGTGAGTCCATGGCTGGTTGAACTGGTTTCAAATTTGCCAGCCATTCATCTTGCACATCTCTCACCACCCAGGAAAAAGCCACGGATTCTCCAACACCCTGATTTTCCCTTTGAAGGTCAATGTCCAATGCCAATGGTCGTAGGAAACCCCATCATCACCAGGGACAGCCCCTTCTGCTGTTTTTCTGACAACGCTCCTGAAAGCATACAGGGAACCAGGCATGCACAATTTGGTCTATCTTTATCAGATGTCCAACTTAACAAACTGCAGACGGATCTGTTCCACACTGGGTTTCATCGGCTTGATCATGCTACTCTGCCCTCGAGGATTTCTACGGGTGTTACTGCTGGCAATCCTACTATTCGTGACAAGGTATCATGTTTGCTAACTATCAGTCATCCTTCTCAGAGCCTGAAGAAATCATGTGATGGGAAGCCACCACAATTGGTGCTCTTTGGGCAACCAATACTCACTGAAGAACAAGTGTCTTTGAACAAATCTGAGAATACGACATCCCATTGTGCTACCGGAAACAGCTTATCGGATGAGAATCTTGAAAAGACAGTGAGTATGTCTGATGGTTCTGGATCTGCAATAAATCTGAAGGGATCTCTTGAAGCATTCCCAAGTCAGAAGGATCATCTAGCTTCGGAGTTTGGTCATTGGACTGGGCAATGTAAGGTGTTTATGGAATCAGAGGATGTGGGTCGCACCCTTGACCTCTCTGTATTAGGCTCATATGAGGAACTATATGGGAGGCTTGCTGACATGTTTGGAACTGAAAAATCAGAGATGGTGAGTCATGTGCTTTATAAAAATGCAGCCGGTGCAGTTAAACACACTGGAGAAGAACCTTTCAGGTGATCTATTTGATTGCAATCTTTATAATTTGTAGAAAGACAATTCCTTCCTTTGTCATTGCAAGATGCTGTAGACTCTTGCCTGAAGATCCTTTTTGgtggttttcttttcctttatacTTTCTTCAAAGAGGATTTGGAAGCTTTCAAATGTTTCATTGCATTTTCTTCTTTAGTTACTCCAGCTTTTTCACATCAAATTTACATCTTAGAGTTCCATATGGCTTGCATAACTGTCTTCCCAAAATTTTGTTCTCTTCTGTACATATTTTATGAAGTTGATATGTCTGAGACTAATGAGGAAGCAGTCCTTGTTTTTTCGTGAAACTGTttacaaaattataatattttcacctTACCTCCACAACCTGTTGTTTGCTCTGTGAATTGACGCATACATTTTGTTTTTTCATTTGTTGCAGTGACTTCATGAAATCAGCCAGGAGACTGACAATATTAACTGATACAGGAAGCGACAACATTGCAAGCTAGGGAAAGTCACTTGCCAATTGTATAGTTGAGCAGGCAAGTCTCTTCTTAAATTGCCAACATCACAGGCACTTCATCTTGGATGCCGATTTTATGTTTCGAAAGCCAGTTTTCTGTTTCATCTCAATTTCCAGTATGAGTTTCACAACTAAGGACAAGTTATTAGCAACTTTATTTAGCAAAAGAATCAGTGTTGCGGTCTATTCTCGCTGGAAATTCCTGCCACATTTATTTGTGCTAGAAAAAGCACAAACTTTGGTCTTTCATGCAGATGGAAAAACACTAACTACGATGGAGTTGGTTCTCTGTGTGAGAAAGTCGGTGGTCAGTTGTCATAGTTTTAGCTGGTCCGTGCATATTATTAGAGTCGAGTTTCAATGCTTGTTGGATGCTGTGTAATATAAACTTAAAACCACAATATTGCTGAAAGGAATGCAGATTGTTCAATCTTCTTCATGGACTCGTTATAGTTGTCTTCATGTTCATGTCAGTGTTGCTGGATTGATCTATAAATCTTGAGAACACTGAGCCCAGGTTATATTGCAGCTCCCGATTTAGTGGTGTCACAAATTCAGTCGTTTTTCCTGCCTGTATTAATTGAAGAGAGAGTTCGTGATTGCAAGAGAAATATTTCATTCAGCCAAGTCAAATTGAAGCTCAAGTAATCAATCACCAAGTACCTGCTGTCAAGAACGTATGCAGATAACCTAGCTGTTTTGTTGAAATTGATGTCTTGTCCAACCAGACTCACTGCCATTTCCATGGTTTCTCCTGAGCTATCCCCTACTTGTGACAGAGCAAAGAATTCAGCACACACAGGCCTCTTGAGCAATCAACAAGCAGAAGCTCCATACAAGAACTCTCTCATTGAGCTTTCGAATCCCTGGAAAATGGGAATTTGTTGAAAGATATGCTCCAAATACCACATGACAAAGAAAAAAGACAGGTTTTTATGGCAGGAAGCAATTTGGCTCAGCCAATTCTACACTGTCTCACCTGTTTCTTTTGTCTGGGGTCATTAACACTGTTGCTGACTCTCCAATTGTTGCTCTTGTATCATTAGAATGCTTATATATCGAGATCTTTTGGATCTAAAGGCTCCTCGTGGATAGATGCTGTTGAAGATGAACTATGAAGTTTCCAGTGTTTCTATATCTGGATCGGAAACTTGGTTATCAATCTTTAGGTGGTCAAGGTGACATGATATGTCCAACAACTGTAGTGTAACTTCATGCAATCAATCCTCCATGATTGTTTAGGACAAATGTTTGCATGTACAGATCCAGAGTGTATGATCAAGAGCAAACAAATAGTTGCACTCCCTTCCAATTCTTATGAGTTCTTGGACCACATTCGACATTTATTAGTCTGTGGTGGTGATGGAAAACAAGTTGTTCATTCGTCTGATGTCTTTGTCTTGTATTAATCTGTGGTGGTGATGGAAAGCAAGATGTTCATTCGTCTGATGTCTCTGTCTTTGATTCCATGTTAATAATATATGCACCCTATTGTTGACTGTTCAATCGCAAGATCCATCCAAGATCAAGAAGCATAAATTTGCATGAATCCATCTTCTTGGCAAACAGTGGTGCATAAATCCATGTTAATATATGCAACCAATTGTTGATTGTTTAATGCATGAAGGAGGATCGAGACAAAAAAGAGGTAGAGAGAGAGCTTATGGGAAGGATAATTCATTGAGTGATTCACTCATTCAAAGCAGTGTTAGTATCACTCTCTACCTTCTTTGGTTTTTTTTTAGGTTTGCCTAGAAGGAATAACATCTTATAAACTCTCAATTCCTCGTGAACTCTCGTACTCATGCCAATAATGACAAATGATGACTTATCAATTGACGTTAGAAAGAGGACCTATAAGTCCTTGGTTTTCATATTATGAGTATTGATATGAATATTTAGTCTCTATCAATTGATGAGTAAAGGAACTAAAACATTATAGGTATCAAATTATATAGTCTTCTTCAAAACAAATAATTTCTCGTTTGTAGAATGGATAAAGTAGGAAATTATTGAAGAGAAAATACATACAtcaaataaatatgagatcaacaTAAGCGTTCTAACGATTGTGAACAGGTCCATGAATCTTAAACCAAGGTGATATCAACAAAATCTAAAATCTAAGGCTAAGTCGTAGAAAGAGATTGTCTTGTCTTCGTTATGTAGGATGTTTGAGATCAGGTTGCTAATTCCGGACAAAGGTCAGCAAGCAGAGCACTGCATTGAATTGAGATGTCTTCTCTGATTCTGCTGTCAGTGACTCGCCAAGGCACTGCTTAGTTGAGTGCCAACAACAACTGCTTTCCCCACCATAAAAGCATCTGTCCAACTTTGTGGAAGTATAGATTGTCATCATAACACTTACGGTTTAATTATATTTCAATTTACTAGTAAGGTTTCATTGGTTTAGTATGGTTAAATTGAACTTACGcattttagattaataatttAGTCTCAATAATTTAATAGAATAATTATCCTATTGGGTTGGGTTAGGCTATTGTAAATGATAACGTATTTATGATAAGAGGAATCTAATTATGATTTACAGTTAAATAAGAAATTAAGAAGAGATAAAAGGTCGTTGACATCTTAGTCAATCCATCGTGATCTGAGCTTATATAAATATGATTATCCGAGGTACTTTCAAGGTGGAAATATCGAGATCTCGAGGTATAGAATGTTTCATGAAATATTCGAAAGAGAGGTAGCATCTAATCGCCTCCTCTTGGCCTCTTGTCTACGAGGGTAACTTGAAGGGCTAACCATAATCATCTACCTTGGATCCTTGCCTACGTGGATGGATAGGTGGAGGGTAGATTTTGTCCTCTCCTTCTACCCCGAACATCACATGGTGGTCATGTATCATATGAAGATTGGTTGATGATACACTCCTTATTATTTGTTCCTCTCCTAAGGCATGATTCGAGGCTCTCACAAGAGGGGTCCAAAGTGTGATGTCTAGTTTATCCGATACATCAAGTTTATACCTTTTCGATCCGTTGACTTAGTGGCATGTTTAGTTCATCGTGCTCGAGTAGTACTGGTGGTGATTCTGATCTTCTCATCTTTCGTAAATGTGGGGGTCGGGTTTCTTGACCTCCATGCCTTGATGAAGTGAGGGTTGGGTTTCCCAACCTCCCCATCTCCGACGAAGATAGGATCAGGCTTCTCAACCTCCACACCTCGGTGTAAGGAGGCAGGGATTAGGTTTCTCGACCTTCCTATCTCAAGCAAAGGCAAGGGTTAGGTTTTTCGACCTCCCCACCTCAAGTGAAGGTGGGGGTTGGGCTTCCCAACATAAAGAGGGGTTGGGTTTCCACCTCCTCGCCTTATGTGAATGGTAGGTTCATTGGGAAACCTACACAGAGCATCACATATacagtagaagaatagaaaaaaaacCTCAGATTTCCCAAAGAAAAAGATTCTCATTTTAgtgtgaagattgatgcgcaaaccaAAACACAAAACCAAAATCACACGTGTCAAGTGAGatttgttacatagggagatcgtatatccttgtaaaGTCTCAGATCTATCGGAGTAAATGAATGAGGTTAACTAtcatcctctctagtagtgatccacatgatagatacgacgaagacgctcctcaaatcgttgcataatcttCCTCTCCATGCACACCACATGAGCCGGTTCCTCTCCATGCACACCACGTGAGCCGACCCTTAAAATAAGATAGTAGTAAAAAAGGGTCTAgtatatgatgaaaataatagaagataagaataattattaaagaagatttattgaaaaggtgaagctttattgaagaaatgaaaatgtgtcatatttcccttaatagaatagaaaaatttcctcaacagaatagagatatttcctcatatagttgggaaaatcttatcttctatcagtatATGCCCTTTTAGTTCcctcatatatatttataaaggtccttgtaacttaactataatggatcatgtcttattgggtattggatcttcatctaactactcAACTACTCAATAATCTTTTAtcgacttttattgaatcatatctataaaattcaataaatataatataggggctccaacagatatttcatattcgaacctctactcgtcccaACTGTGCAACCCTTTAAGCCCAATATAAAGCTAATCGTGAGTTATACCTGCTAGAATTTCTTCTGACTTAGTAAATTATCATCTCTTATAACAATTCACTTAACTTATTGACTACGGGTATACTATATCACTAtaccgtagtccctagacaatataGGAGAATCCACTCCATTAaacttatctatcctcaattatcgtatatctatagtccctcattcatctaatatcataTAGACTGTATACCATTTGTTGTAGTCGGATCCACAAGGAATCCCCCATCGACTCTATAAACTAAATCTCGAATTTAGATAGGGTAAAATGGTGGTATAGTCCGTGGAATCCCACAATTGGGGATTAAAGTGCCCCCTTGATCGATAGTTCAACGAGTCTCGAGTATTCCTAGAATATTGGCACCACGTTAGGTCAGGGAACCTCGATGGGTGTCGATGCCGATTGGGGTGGAGTTGGTGATGACGGCTGAGCTGGTGGCATCGTATGTTGGGTTAATTGGGGGT
It encodes the following:
- the LOC103972168 gene encoding auxin response factor 18, encoding MKDNDKCLDSQLWHACAGGMVQMPAVNSRVYYFPQGHAEHAQGFVDFGNSRWIPPFILCRVTAVKFMADRETDEVFAKIQMAPIRGSELDYAEDDGLDLGTNGIDVCGKPASFAKTLTQSDANNGGGFSVPRYCAETIFPRLDYSADPPVQTVIAKDVHGEVWKFRHIYRGTPRRHLLTTGWSTFVNQKKLVAGDSIVFLRAENGELCVGIRRAKKGGAGDGPDCWPGWNPPGSNGASGYGGLSVFVREEDGKLMRGNGDDFDSSRGIRGRSQMRIDSVIEAVKLAANGKPFEVVYYPRASTPEFCVKAAAVKAAIRIQWYPGMRFKMAFETEDSSRISWFMGTISSVQVADPIRWPNSPWRLLEVTWDEPDLLQNVKRVSPWLVELVSNLPAIHLAHLSPPRKKPRILQHPDFPFEGQCPMPMVVGNPIITRDSPFCCFSDNAPESIQGTRHAQFGLSLSDVQLNKLQTDLFHTGFHRLDHATLPSRISTGVTAGNPTIRDKVSCLLTISHPSQSLKKSCDGKPPQLVLFGQPILTEEQVSLNKSENTTSHCATGNSLSDENLEKTVSMSDGSGSAINLKGSLEAFPSQKDHLASEFGHWTGQCKVFMESEDVGRTLDLSVLGSYEELYGRLADMFGTEKSEMVSHVLYKNAAGAVKHTGEEPFSDFMKSARRLTILTDTGSDNIAS